The DNA window AAGAATTTAtgcctaataataattaatatgccATATACGTATACCTAGTTAATGTTCCATGTCCTGGAGTTTTATTAATGTGAGATGAGGTGTATTATACCAGTATTATTTGGTTAGTTGACTCTAAATTTATGTTATCGATTAGTCAGACTGGTTATGGTGGCTAGGAGGCTAGCTCTAGCCTCGGGGTACATCGGCAAGTatcaaattactttatatatttatgcttACGGCGCTGTGTTGttaataaagacaaaatatatCAGGAGCCGGTGCTGGTGTGACAGTCTGACAGAGGCCTACCACTTTAAAGCAGCACCTGCCGTTAGGAAACGGTATATGCTGGTGGTGGAACAGGAGCGGCATACCACTCCAAGGACTGGCTTATGCCACTGAACCACAGTTCCACACCATTAGCCACTTTTCAATCTCAGCGTCACTCCAAAATCACAGACCATTCAGTGGTTGCAGCTTCTCTactgtgagaatttgctgctttgctGTTTTATACCACTGCCATCCCTCGCCTTCAGAGAAAATTCAGGCTTAGCTCTGTTAAAGGCCTTTAAGCCTGCTTAAAGGGTCTGTTCACCGTGTTCACCATACAGTATGAACGCGATAtgtcaggaacacctggagggaatttcttataatttggcacaaacggCCACctgaactcaaggatgaactaatTAGAATCTGGTGGTCAAAGGTgaaaggataaaatgatgaagtgattacattttggacagacatggatgtaaactgcaacttgactgtttGGCGGAGGCATTCAACTGCGAGGTAGTAATTCTAgttatttagtaattatttatttcacctttatttaatcaggatATCACTTGAGATAgaatctcttttccaagggagacctgggtCAGGACAGCGCACCAGTTTACagtttaaatagaaataaaacacaacagacaGGAAATACAATCATCAAACACACAAGGAAGAGACTAAATCCAGCTCAAATAAAGCAGTTGCATTTCTATAAACATGAATGTCTTTACAAAATTCcattgcaatccatccaatGACTATTCTACTTATTGACCTGTCTGTCCCGGTCCACAGGTGTGTGTCTTTCATGCATGTGAGGAATGGGCAGGCCTCGGCCAGTTGGAGGACTACCTGAGTGTTCTGGAGTACCTGCTCTGGGTCTTCACCCCTCTGGCCATCGTCTTCATCCTGCCCTTCCTCATCGTCATCCTCCTGTACCTCTCTATACTCTTCCTTCATGTCTACAAGGTATGCAAACCCTCTTTCACCCATCTGCACTCTCACGTCTAATGTTTACCTAATGTTTAGTATGTCTACTGGCAAGTAATGTATCAGAGGGATTTATAAGAAGAGAATAATAATGAGGTCCTGCAAGCCCGAACAGATCTGTTATTTGACAGTCATGTCCAGTCACAGTcattaaatcaaagcttaaacaAAGGGGAATATTAGGAATACAGCGTTATGGACATAACTATTGAAATGACACCCAGGTTGCTGTTTTCCCATCCTCTCTTTGAGCTACTCCAAACTGTATACTTTCTGATGTTTTCTTCTAACAGAGGAAGAATCAGCTGAGGGAAGCTTACTGCAACAACCTGTGGGACGGAGCCAGGAAGACCCTGGCTACTCTGTGGGACGGACATGGAGCCATATGGCATGGTAAGACACTATCATGGACTTCATTTATTGAAGATTCTGTCCCTTCAGATAAGATTTATACACTTGTTATCACCATCTGAGGTGAATCTGCACTTCTTCCTGTCAGTGCTGATCTTGAGCCCCTGAGCTTGATGGAAGGCATATGTGAAGAAATGCGTGTCTTTGCCTTATACCTAAGCCTTGCAGTAGAaatgtgctgtttgtgtttatcaatgtagtattttatttatttattactgtcTGGGGGCACCGACCTGTGAGAATACCCAAACAAACCTctaatgtatatttactgtcggcttcctcttcctcttcctgtccctGAGCACATGTACCTTATATTGTCTGTGCTTGCTAGTTTCTATATGAACAGTTATTatgggaaatcaattaacaacacaaaacaatgacagatattgtccagaaaccctcacaggtactgcatttaacataaaacaatatgctcaaatcataacatggcaaactgcagcccaacaggcaacaacagctgtcagtgtgtcagtgtgctgacttgactatgacttgccccaaactgcatgtgattatcataaagtgggcatgtctgtaaaggggagactcgtgggtacccatagaacccattttcattcacatatctggaggtcaaaggtcaagggacccctttgaaaatggccatgacatgTTTTCCTATATGCGAAAAGCTGGTATGACACCAacggattcattaggttttctagtttcatatgatgccagtatcttcactctgagcccgctacaacctccgaaagatcgattgcgttaaagaaattagtggcgttaaaaagattttacgttaacgtgttattaatatttatatatatatatgtatgtatgtatgtaagtatatacatacatatatatattcatatatatatatgtatgtatatatatatgtatatacatacatatatatatgtatatatatatatatatatgtatacatatatatatatatgtatatacagcatGGTATTATTTAGTTCTGTTTTCTCACTTTGCacctttttttctaaatgccATACATGTCTTGTCAAATTGGTGAATATGCTTACCACATTATGTCAACCAGGCGTAAGCCTGTGGGGAGATCATGCATgcggtcgtgtgtgtgtgtgtgtatctgtctgtccGCAGCTAATCTCTCATACTACTAGACCCTTCAGCCtcatattttttgtgctcatttatgactatATGTtcaaggacctctcgtggttgTGATGATTCACTCTTTTTGAAATACCCatcttattgactgttttataacaTCATTGATTGCTGACACTTCACTCCTCTTTACGGGGCGATAGGGGCcgcaagtgatcaacaactgcttcagtagcAAAAGGCATTTCCAGTAATCAAACAAGCCTTACCTGTTGCAGGCCACATTTTGGCCTCTGTCATGGATCAAAAACTAACATCCATAAAaaagtttggtctcattttgaaccggagcatctgcagattaattctaTACCCGATATGTTATGATCCACTAAAGTTAGGCACCATACGAAATGAATGAATacctgtttttgttatcttcgcCGCCATCTTGACTGTAAGGAAGCCAGGAGGCAAAACTGAGTGAGATTCAAATCTTCTTTGTTTGGtaggggagagggagacacacctggtggagatctgctctctactgagtgcacttttctagttggcttgtgtttgcatgtgttttctaAGCTGTGAGTGCATTTAGCTCTCAGGGCCACAGTACTTATTCGCATTCCTCATGTTCTCTGACGTGTGTACCAGGTTATGAGATCCATGGGATGGAGAAGATCCCCGACGACGGACCAGCACTGATAGTGTACTATCATGGAGCCATTCCCATAGACTACTATTACTTTCTGGCCAATGTTATCATCCAGAAGGGACGGCCCTGCCACTCTGTagccgaccacttcctcttcaAGGTCCCAGGTACTCACATTGTGCTTCACACATGAATGCATACACCACTAATCTCCACAAGTACTGCTGATCTCCTCATATGTGCATCTggtttacttttcattttgttgttttgaattGCTTCTTTTCACACAAATTCGGGCTTAGCTAAAAGGTTTAAACTCTTAACTCCAACTTTATCTCAATCATGCAAGTCCACTGTTTAGactttcatactgtatgtgtattatAATCAAGGAGCAGCTtcctggtctgaaaagtgaagccaatgctgaggtgccttaaacttacattctttctaacagccagcagggggcgactcctctagttGCAAAAAGAACTCTTCCCCTCGGCTCTTACTTATCCTGCTGTGTCCTTTCCCTAAATCCCCCTGTCCCGTTCCTCCAGGTTTCAAGTTACTGTTGGAGGTGTTCAGTGTGATCCACGGTCCTCAGGAGGAGTGTGTGCGGGCTCTGAGGAACGGCCACCTGTTGGGGATTTCTCCAGGAGGAGTGCGGGAGGCTCTGTTCAGTGATGAGACCTACCCTCTCATCTGGGGCAAACGCAGAGGCTTCGCCCAGGTCGCCATCGACTCTCAAGTGGTGCGTTGTTCTTCCTGAAATCTACTgtcatataaaaaatatatatgacatGCGTGGGAGTAATGCAGTGAtgctcaaagtggggtccgtgtccactaaataatttgctataaattataaagttgtgctgtatcattaaaaagtacatatctacagatggggaccatttgcacctataaaacaaacatattgtgtccattactcccacccatgttagctttgggccaatagaataGTAAacctctgatatgattgtgactagggatgttaataattaaccgtttaaccgttaaccgacattaagcattttaactgattaacgctatcgtTTAAaccggttaaaagaaatattaataattaattaaaaagctgagaaaaactcatcACTGTAAggggaaaagctggtccaccttaagagagtctgagccggcgttacagatacaggaagttggctcaggtcttgagctcgcttgagcggaggagttgtagcctcgtagcatttattcaccgtcaaataaatgtacacacactgtctgccacacctacgttcacagctataacgtcacacacacacacactcgctgaaGTTTCGCTGCACTGACAAACCGTTTAACGGGTCCCTGGCCCGTAAAAGTTAGAGAACCCCTGGAATAATGGACACAACATGGTTATTTTAATTGCggaaatggtccccatctgtagatatgtactttttaatgatacagcacagttttataatttatagcaaattatttcgtgGACCTCCTGACAGAGTtccacggaccccactttgagaatcactgaccCAGAGGAATCTGTGATATAATCAAACTAACAGTGTGTTTAATTTGGTCgcttgttaaagctgcagttggtaaattggagcaaatatgaaaaagaaatattttcatatttatcactatatcctgacagtagtgcatgagacagataacctgtgaaaaaaaatcaggttcctctgcctcctcctgtgCTTCTATTGGTATTTGTAGGATttcggtcaaactaggcatcgctgatcaaatataaatcaatattctagTTACTCTAATGACTATTTCTTTCCtcagatgttgtcagaaacatcttgtagtgtactgtttagctgtaatatgagagagtttgctccagctgatgggcggtgcttggttttggctcaacTGTTTCAATATagcggcagcgtcacaaactttcaaaTGGTTCATTCAAATTGTCTTCAAAACGGCATGTCTGGATTGTTCTGAATAACAGTTAACTAATTAGATTCTCGTTACTCTACCCCTACAGTAAACATGCAGCATCCTTGTATCCATGTTAGACCTTTGCAGTGTAGAAAGAACCTCGTCTCtaatcttctctctctttcttccagcCAGTAATTCCAATGTTTACTCAAAATCTGCGGGAAGGCTTCAGATCTCTGGGGACACTCAGTAAGTGTAGAAGAAAGCTCAAATCACAAAGATAGCTGATGGCATCACTGATGGACGCACACCTTGAACTTCACAAAGGACACAGTCACACGACATTCCATGCACATGTTGCAGGTAGATGTTGTATCCAGCTGTTTGAAGAGCGTAGTGACACTCTCACTACTTACACGATGCTTGTTAGTAGATATATTCAGTGTTCGTTTTGGTCTGCACATGCAAGTTTGACTATTACCAGACGTGTGGTAGCAAGGGCAGGGTGCTGACCTGACTCAGGTGGATATGAATCTTCTCTTGACATTTCTCCATGTTAtatgctttctctctctctctctgtcttttgtcATTCAGGATTTTTCCGCTGGATGTATGAGAGTTTTCGCATCCCTTTTGCTCCCGTCTATGGTGGATTTCCTGTGAAGTTCCGGACGTTCCTCGGTGATCCCATCCCGTATGACCCCAACGTAAACGCCGCAGAGCTGGCAGAGAAAGTCAGtgagctttctttctttcttctcttctcttccattTAAATAATGTGAGCATTGACCATTACACAGTCCATTGGGTTGAGTCTATTAGATTTCTAACCCTTGTGCCTCACTAGGGACATTTTTGGGGTTTTAAATCTTTCGATCATTTTGGCTGTGTTAATGCATATGGCATGCATTTTGGCAAGggggggagtttttttttctaatttaggAAGTTCAACCTCAGCTCCTATAATAGTAAGTCTATAACAGACACTCAGACCCGTAATATGTCCCCattgaaacccattaaaacAACAGTTTTTGATCCCACAGCCGTTActgcataaaataaaaagaaagaaaaaaagcagtagatgacgggatgagagacaacgtagtgtaacgttctACAGACATAAGAAGGccgctgaatgagagaggcatccgccgatacgttacacggaaacacaccgtgttaataacaagccgaccacctcgcggtaccgccagctgtgagctgtgttctgtttttaaagtcacgcacctttgCGGAGGTCTGTGCtttccgagtgccattctagtttttactattttcaacCAGATTGAGGCATTTTCTCGTGTTTGCCTTATGGGGAAAATATATGCTATTCTCCTGCTTTCCACTAGGGGCATCACTGCTGTATTATGGAGCACTGCAGTGTTTGATGCAATGCATCGAAatcaatgttgttgctaatcatCGACATATCCCAGACTGTGAAAAAAGAAACCCCTCTAGCATTTAGTATAGAGAGAAAACAGTGGTgttatgtaaacaaactggcatGTAAAGGGTTACAAGTCTGAAAATGAATTACTATTTGGTAGTCATGATCAGGACTGATGTTGGTTAAAAGATTTAACTCggtgaaagtggaaaataatatgaatatatagtatttttataGCAGTTTTATGAACAGGACATGTTTGTCCTCTAAGGCAAcaagagggttttttttttcaatctgacacagcacaaaaaaataaaaatgcatcaaaatcaaTGTTCTTGATAATCATTGACATATCCCCGACcgtctaaaaaaataaaaaataaaaatgttctttaCATTTAGtatagagaaaataatctaatttttgtgtttgcattatgtaaacaaacaggcaTTTAAAGGGTTACAATTCTGAAACTGAATGAATATTCTGtagttatgatcaggactgatgttggttaaaagatttaacttggtgaaagtggaaaataatatgaatatatattattttagtgCAGTTTTTTGATGCAGACAGTTTTGTCCTCTAAGGACATCAGAGCAACTTTTTAAAGTGAGGTACAAGGGTTAAATCTGTGACTGTATTTTTTAGTTAACATTGTATTTGTCATAACAATGatattattgattttatattaCATTGTTTAGTACAGAATCTCACAGGCGTCATGGAGGAAAAAACTATTTGTGTGCACAGGGGCAGCAGCTCCCATCACTGTAATTCTAAATCTGTGTGAGCTGTTCTATAAAACACCAGTCGTGCATCAGTCATACGCCGTGCTGTTGCTCCGCAGATACAGCAGGCGGTCCAGGCTCTGATAGACCAGCACCAGCAGATCCCAGGGAACATCCTGAGAGCCTTGTTGGAAAGATTCCACACCAAACACAAAGAGCACTAACAGCAGCagtgcaacaacaacagagacaaGCTATACGGTGCGTAACCAAAAGGACCCGTCACGTCGGCTCAGACGGCTGCAGTGTGCACAGGTTTGGTGGCCTCACACGTTGGAATATTTGCACAGCTTTCTTCTCAACACCACTGACTGCAGCTGCTGAGGTTCGTTTGACACACATGTTCTTTGTATCGCACCTTTCTCACATGTTTCCTTGCGACTTATCTGGTGAATCTGTTTAAAAGCCAGACCTCCTGAAGTTGTGATATTGGACTTGACAATAATCATACCTCAAAAAACGATAAATGAAAggataattattttttcaaaacagACATGCACAATATCTAATTCAGTGTGTTGTGATGTCTTTGTCGTTGTAGATGTTCTCAGTTTAAATATATGGGATTCAGACAACTTCTTTTTATTGGAAATTGTGATAGAAGTACATTTATGTCATCATAATGTTGGTTAGTCAATACATTTGGTTTATTGTCCTTTACCTATAAATTGCAGTGACTATGCAGACAATTGTATACTTAACATCACTCTGAGTTTCACTCGACCTGGAGCAAGCACACACTAATTCCTGACT is part of the Sebastes umbrosus isolate fSebUmb1 chromosome 12, fSebUmb1.pri, whole genome shotgun sequence genome and encodes:
- the tmem68 gene encoding transmembrane protein 68 isoform X2, with product MSDSGNQSCLMGAEDTVSFLVCVFHACEEWAGLGQLEDYLSVLEYLLWVFTPLAIVFILPFLIVILLYLSILFLHVYKRKNQLREAYCNNLWDGARKTLATLWDGHGAIWHGYEIHGMEKIPDDGPALIVYYHGAIPIDYYYFLANVIIQKGRPCHSVADHFLFKVPGFKLLLEVFSVIHGPQEECVRALRNGHLLGISPGGVREALFSDETYPLIWGKRRGFAQVAIDSQVPVIPMFTQNLREGFRSLGTLRFFRWMYESFRIPFAPVYGGFPVKFRTFLGDPIPYDPNVNAAELAEKVSELSFFLLFSSI
- the tmem68 gene encoding transmembrane protein 68 isoform X1, which gives rise to MSDSGNQSCLMGAEDTVSFLVCVFHACEEWAGLGQLEDYLSVLEYLLWVFTPLAIVFILPFLIVILLYLSILFLHVYKRKNQLREAYCNNLWDGARKTLATLWDGHGAIWHGYEIHGMEKIPDDGPALIVYYHGAIPIDYYYFLANVIIQKGRPCHSVADHFLFKVPGFKLLLEVFSVIHGPQEECVRALRNGHLLGISPGGVREALFSDETYPLIWGKRRGFAQVAIDSQVPVIPMFTQNLREGFRSLGTLRFFRWMYESFRIPFAPVYGGFPVKFRTFLGDPIPYDPNVNAAELAEKIQQAVQALIDQHQQIPGNILRALLERFHTKHKEH